The Drechmeria coniospora strain ARSEF 6962 chromosome 02, whole genome shotgun sequence genome has a segment encoding these proteins:
- a CDS encoding putative muscle-derived protein, with the protein MPPSHVEPAPTNSNGGHPPPPPPAAGKKLKGKKAMDSTEASRLLQARISQLEQDAAGEKDQEIEMEREIKRANRELMHQVSRMDDMQKIDHLTKRSSELLADMRRLEKENLRNKKRGDALQKERDTNRTELSKTVGLKEKLEKLCRELQRDNNKMKNENKEHQTTLKRFNVNWDEKYAALLAKLEGYQEEKDTPRKHVVDMEVDELFRVRFKSFIEQYELRELHFHSLMRTKELEVQHHLARYEREKKNAESESNKARHLQSQVQAFTKTETELRNQLNVYVDKFKQVEDTLNNSNDLFLSFRKEMEDMSKKGKRLEKENEGLKRQKDATAANIIRMAEERQEWKRKLDAADKKTAKLMSIIQQMQQQGRKVPPTMANTVEANCTNGSQGAVRGDESEYSNEGREGELSEFDDDTEEEPQPAEQQGRPITYGPERPPQPQPAVMNGH; encoded by the exons ATGCCTCCCAGTCACGTTGAACCAGCCCCGACCAACAGCAATGGCGGACACcctccgccaccgccgcccgcgGCGGGGAAAAAGCTAAAGGGCAAGAAAGCCATGGATTCTACCGAGGCATCGAGGCTGCTGCAGGCCCGAATCTCGCAGTTGGAACAAGACGCCGCTGGGGAAAAGGATCAAGAGATCGAGATGG AGCGCGAAATCAAACGAGCCAACCGCGAACTGATGCATCAGGTCTCGAGGATGGACGATATGCAAAAAATTGACCATCTCACGAAGCGCTCGAGCGAACTCCTGGCCGACATGCGACGCCTCGAGAAGGAGAACCTGAGGAACAAGAAGCGCGGAGACGCGCTTCAAAAGGAACGTGATACCAACAGGACCGAACTGAGCAAGACGGTCGGTCTGAAGGAGAAATTAGAAAAGCTGTGCCGCGAGCTACAGCGAGACAATAACAAGATGAAG AACGAGAATAAAGAGCACCAGACGACGCTCAAGCGTTTCAACGTAAACTGGGATGAGAAATACGCCGCTCTCTTGGCCAAGCTGGAAGGCTATCAAGAAGAGAAGGACACCCCACGGAAGCACGTCGTGGACATGGAGGTGGACGAACT GTTTCGCGTTCGCTTCAAGTCCTTCATCGAGCAGTATGAGCTCCGGGAGTTGCACTTCCACTCCCTCATGCGCACGAAGGAGCTTGAAGTACAACATCACCTGGCCCGCTATGAGCGAGAAAAGAAGAACGCCGAGTCGGAGTCGAACAAGGCTCGCCATCTCCAGTCGCAAGTTCAAGCGTTTACCAAGACGGAGACGGAACTTCGCAACCAACTCAACGTCTACGTCGACAAGTTCAAGCAG GTCGAAGATACGCTCAACAACAGCAATGACCTCTTTCTCTCCTTTCGCAAGGAGATGGAGGACATGTCGAAGAAGGGGAAGCGGCTCGAAAAGGAGAACGAAGGTCTCAAGCGTCAAAAGGATGCGACGGCAGCCAACATCATCCGCATGGCGGAGGAACGCCAGGAGTGGAAGAGAAAACTGGACGCGGCAGACAAGAAGACGGCAAAACTGATGAGCATCATCCAGCAGATGCAGCAACAGGGCCGAAAGGTGccgccgaccatggccaACACGGTCGAAGCCAACTGCACGAACGGCAGCCAAGGCGCCGTGCGGGGGGACGAGAGCGAATACTCCAACGAGGGCAGGGAAGGCGAGCTCAGCgagttcgacgacgacacggaAGAAGAACCTCAGCCCGCGGAGCAGCAGGGACGACCCATCACGTACGGACCTGAGCGGCCACCGCAGCCGCAACCGGCAGTGATGAACGGGCACTAG